ACCGAATACGGCAGAGCCGTGAAAAACTGCGCGGCAACCACGCCCTTTTTGGTGAACACGAAATCCAATCCCAGAGCGTTCAATGCCGTGCCGATCGGTGTCTTTCCGAACAACAGCAACAGACACAATCCAAGGACCAGCTCAGGAAAGGCCACGGGGAGATCGATGATCGTCTTGACCACCCCTTTACCCCAAAAATCCAGCCGGGACAGGGTGTAGCCGATGGGCAACGCGAACAGCATGACCAGTATCGTTGAAATCAGTCCGGTCACAAGCGAGAGACGCAGTGACAACTGCATCTCCTCACTCCAGATATTGGTCAGGATGTCGTCAAGAGTCGGAACCGCCAACAGGGCACCGATCGCGCACAACAGGAAGAAGGTGATAAAAAATGAACTGAGCAGCAATCCCGCCCTGAAAGGCGTTATTTTTCGCATGGTTCAAATCCCCATTTCTGCCAGACGACAAGCCCTTCGGCGGACGCGATGTACGCATTCAGTTCAAGCGCGAGAGGATTGTCCTTGGCAGACACATGCACAGCGGTGGGGATGGTTTTGATCATGTTGTGCTTCTTCTCGATACGCACGACCTGCACCTTGCCCCGGCCCTCGGCCCAGGTGGTCACGTCCAGCCAGTTGATGGCGGCGTCTGCCTGCTCCAGAGCGGTATAAATCAACAACTGATTGCAGGTAGGCGCATAGACAACCACATTGGGCGTCACTTTTTCCCACAGACCAGCCTTGGTCAGCATTTTTTTCGAGACCTTGCCAATGGCCGCGGCCTTGGGGTCGCACAACGCGACTTTGACACCGGGACGTTCCAGATCGGCCAGTCCCTGAATATTGGCAGGATTGCCAGCGGGAACCACAATCACGGGCACATGTTTGACAATGGGCTTCACGCTCGCTTCATACACCCACCCATTCTTGATGGCGTCACGGGTATATTTCTCGGCACCGGGAATAAAGACATCACAGGTCTGACCCACGCCGAGCATCCCGAAAATTTCGCCGGAACTGCCGTAATGCACATCGATATGCACATTGTGCGCGGCCTCGAAATTCCGCCGCAATTCTTCCATGGGCTTCATGAGTCCGGCCCCGGCAAAAATCCGCATATTTTCGGCATAGGCATTGGACGTGAAACCAATCATGGCACAACAAAAGACACACAAAAAGATCGCAGGCTGCAAACAGCGGCGCATAGTCATAACTCCCCCAAAAATGTTCTCTGAATGACGTTCAATTCCACCAGATTTCATACCGCCATGAAACCATCACACATCCACGCACCGATTCCCTCATACCACCTGGCTCGACACGCGAACTCTTCATAAATACGACATATTACATAGTTAATATGCTGTCATGAACATAATGCATCGCCCAAAAAACGGCAAGACCCATTTCCTGCACCGGGAAATAACACGCACCGCAAAGGTATGGAAAAGACAGAGAAAAACGGACCGCACAACCGAATCGCCGAGATCACACTCAACCGCTCAGGACAGCCCACAGAGACCGATCTACGCCATCAACGCACGGGTCAGACAGAACTGGATCGTCTAGACCTGTTCGAAATGCACGGTATCGATTTCCGGGAAATCCCCCAACGTCTTGGCGATTCCGGCCTGAAGGAATGAATCAACCCACCAAAAAATATTGTTCTTGCGAACCTGTTCCCGCAAGTGGACCATGTGGTGGGACCGAACTTCCTTGCTCCAGTGAAAGGCTCGATGCAGTCCTTTGGCAACCCCGTCCATATCATAGGGATTGACCAGATAGGCGTGTTCCTGAAGCTGGGCAGCCGCCCCGGCAAATTCGCTCAGGACCAGCACACCATCTTCAGAATTGTTGCAGGCACAATATTCCTTGGCCACGAGGTTCATCCCGTCACGCAATGGAGTGACCAGCCCGATATCTGCCGCCGCATAATACGCGACCAGATCCTCATGGGACAGACTGCGATAATGATAATGGACCGGTACCCAGCCGGGCATGGAGAATTCACCATTGACCCGCCCGACCAACTGTTCAATCTCGGTGCGCAGGTCCTTGTATTCATCCACTTCCTCGCGACTGGGAACAGCAATTTGCACGAAATTCATCCGTCCCTTGAGATCGGGATACCGTCGCAACAGGTTCTGAATGGACCGGATTCGTTCGGGGATTCCCTTGGTGTAGTCCAATCGATCAACACCGAGAATGATCTTTCGATGTCGCAAGGCTTCCTTGAGTTCAAAGGCCTTTCGGACCACATTGGGCTGTTTGGCCAAATCGGAAAATTGATTGTAGTCAATGGAAATGGGAAAGGCGCCGACCCGAAAGTGCCGATTGCCCGTATGGACCGTGACCACCGACCCGCATCCGTCCACCCGGGTCTCGGGCATGATCCGTTGCAGACAGCCCACGAAATTTTTAC
This sequence is a window from Pseudodesulfovibrio sp. JC047. Protein-coding genes within it:
- a CDS encoding ABC transporter permease, whose protein sequence is MRKITPFRAGLLLSSFFITFFLLCAIGALLAVPTLDDILTNIWSEEMQLSLRLSLVTGLISTILVMLFALPIGYTLSRLDFWGKGVVKTIIDLPVAFPELVLGLCLLLLFGKTPIGTALNALGLDFVFTKKGVVAAQFFTALPYSVRIMKSTFDYINPRMEFVSRSLGYSQFETFLRVTIPLAGSGILASTVIAFARCIGTFGTVLILAGGSYMRTETLPITLYLNISYGNMGMALTSGIMLIGVSFIAIFIFEKTEAKL
- a CDS encoding trehalose-6-phosphate synthase, producing MESGMQKLVVVSNRLPAALKKDNGQWTVKAGSGGLITAMAPVLKNRGGVWIGWSGAADPAMDVDGLLADFSNEAGYELCTVPLTQDDVDGYYYGFSNEIIWPLFHDLQTRCRFYPEYWRAYLDVNFKFAEVVARKSDQDDYIWIQDYHLMHQAFFLKSMGVKRNIGFFLHIPFPPPDIFMKLPWRRKVLQALIDYDLVGFQTIQDRKNFVGCLQRIMPETRVDGCGSVVTVHTGNRHFRVGAFPISIDYNQFSDLAKQPNVVRKAFELKEALRHRKIILGVDRLDYTKGIPERIRSIQNLLRRYPDLKGRMNFVQIAVPSREEVDEYKDLRTEIEQLVGRVNGEFSMPGWVPVHYHYRSLSHEDLVAYYAAADIGLVTPLRDGMNLVAKEYCACNNSEDGVLVLSEFAGAAAQLQEHAYLVNPYDMDGVAKGLHRAFHWSKEVRSHHMVHLREQVRKNNIFWWVDSFLQAGIAKTLGDFPEIDTVHFEQV
- the modA gene encoding molybdate ABC transporter substrate-binding protein, coding for MRRCLQPAIFLCVFCCAMIGFTSNAYAENMRIFAGAGLMKPMEELRRNFEAAHNVHIDVHYGSSGEIFGMLGVGQTCDVFIPGAEKYTRDAIKNGWVYEASVKPIVKHVPVIVVPAGNPANIQGLADLERPGVKVALCDPKAAAIGKVSKKMLTKAGLWEKVTPNVVVYAPTCNQLLIYTALEQADAAINWLDVTTWAEGRGKVQVVRIEKKHNMIKTIPTAVHVSAKDNPLALELNAYIASAEGLVVWQKWGFEPCEK